A section of the Paenibacillus odorifer genome encodes:
- a CDS encoding cache domain-containing sensor histidine kinase: protein MKTFKRLSIRTQVLLFGLFIVAIIPIIVSRVYQLSSETIINQNTQYNTELVSLLKQRISDNYANVSSMMMNVGYDSTVQKFLVENDKLRVYDLSQKVEGLLSIARNMNTDILDIIVIGSSNTRISLAGRTKYAIDLMKTAEEDGIVHYRGYSPPDKVIDKRKLLFGMNIFASGDTSLYGEKIGYLAVIVDMKAIQTEISEYPRLVGTSFFMMDDKGMIYSNSNEPEDMLQQFQTRATGRDGESIVETVHGKKYAIQSFSLPEISGKIITAVPVHNLMKELEKLKKVSYALLALILLVVSIPYSVLMMNLLRPLSRLMRYMNQLKGGSLGILNNKVDLKGYAEIEIISRQFNDMTTRIHDLTDQLIDASTQLYLTDLEKQRAEYSYLQSQINPHFLSNTLDTIKGVAIVKGNRDIFEMTTALSTMLKYSIKGKEEVTLGEELKIAESCVRIYQGRFPDKFTYKLLCPQEWLHIPVPKMILQPIVENALGHGLEAQGQGILLISVEKNEAGLLEIVVEDNGVGIDTTRLEQLTELLAGKNIESGDHIGLLNVNNRLNLKYGDPCGVLLYSKEGSGTKTVLRLPGSLIDPQKART, encoded by the coding sequence TGCTATTCGGGTTATTTATTGTTGCCATTATCCCAATCATCGTTTCACGAGTCTACCAACTATCAAGCGAAACTATCATTAATCAAAATACGCAATACAATACAGAGCTGGTCTCCCTCCTCAAGCAACGGATTTCTGACAACTATGCCAACGTTTCTTCCATGATGATGAATGTGGGTTACGATTCGACCGTCCAAAAGTTCCTAGTCGAGAATGATAAGCTTCGAGTCTACGATCTATCCCAAAAAGTTGAAGGATTGTTGAGCATCGCCCGAAATATGAACACGGATATCTTAGATATTATTGTTATCGGCAGCTCAAACACACGTATTTCCTTAGCAGGAAGAACAAAATATGCTATCGATCTTATGAAAACAGCTGAGGAGGATGGAATCGTTCATTATCGCGGATACAGTCCTCCAGACAAAGTCATCGACAAGAGAAAACTGCTTTTCGGGATGAACATCTTCGCTTCAGGTGACACGTCCCTATATGGTGAAAAAATTGGCTATCTCGCAGTTATTGTAGATATGAAGGCCATTCAAACTGAAATTTCTGAGTATCCCCGATTGGTCGGAACCAGCTTTTTTATGATGGATGATAAAGGCATGATCTACTCTAATAGCAATGAGCCGGAGGATATGCTCCAGCAGTTTCAAACTCGGGCAACTGGAAGGGATGGAGAGTCCATCGTCGAGACAGTTCATGGAAAGAAATATGCCATTCAGTCCTTTAGCTTACCGGAGATCTCTGGAAAAATCATAACCGCTGTTCCTGTCCATAATTTAATGAAAGAACTGGAGAAATTGAAGAAGGTCAGCTATGCTCTTCTAGCCTTAATCTTGCTGGTCGTCTCTATTCCTTATTCTGTGCTTATGATGAATCTCTTAAGGCCGTTGTCTAGACTTATGCGCTATATGAATCAATTAAAGGGCGGAAGTCTGGGGATATTGAACAACAAGGTCGATTTAAAGGGCTATGCTGAGATTGAAATCATCTCCCGACAGTTCAACGATATGACCACACGGATCCACGATTTGACGGACCAATTAATCGATGCTTCAACTCAACTTTATCTGACCGATCTGGAAAAGCAGCGGGCGGAATATTCGTATTTACAAAGTCAAATTAATCCGCATTTCTTAAGCAATACTTTAGATACAATCAAGGGCGTTGCGATCGTAAAAGGAAATCGGGATATCTTCGAGATGACTACCGCCTTAAGCACAATGCTCAAGTACAGCATCAAAGGCAAAGAGGAGGTAACTCTTGGGGAAGAGCTGAAAATCGCGGAATCTTGTGTGAGGATTTACCAAGGCCGTTTCCCGGACAAATTTACTTACAAGCTATTGTGTCCCCAGGAATGGTTACACATTCCCGTGCCTAAAATGATCCTTCAACCTATTGTTGAAAATGCGCTTGGTCATGGGCTTGAGGCACAAGGACAAGGAATTTTGCTGATCTCCGTAGAGAAAAACGAAGCGGGGCTACTTGAAATCGTGGTAGAAGATAATGGTGTAGGCATCGATACAACAAGACTGGAACAACTTACGGAGTTGCTGGCTGGTAAGAATATAGAATCAGGAGATCATATCGGTCTCCTAAATGTCAATAATCGTCTAAATCTTAAGTATGGCGATCCTTGCGGCGTTCTGCTGTATAGTAAGGAGGGTAGCGGGACGAAGACCGTTTTGAGGCTTCCCGGATCTTTAATAGATCCACAAAAAGCGAGAACATAA
- a CDS encoding sulfatase, with product MRILYLDLDSLRPDHLGCYGYHRNTSPNIDSIAKEGVTFTNYYCSDAPCLPSRSALMSGRFGIHNGIVGHGGTAADMRREGAKREFNDRLGMESLPAILRQAAMKTASISTFSERHSAWTFNAGFLEVFNVGGRGHETAEQVLPVALKWLEDNGESENWFLHLNFWDPHTPYRTPESYGNPFEKEPLPDWITEDVFELHRNKKGQHSIEDMNALAKSHYQLHFRHQQEIENRDDLRVIFDNYDAGVKYLDEHLGKVFSKLRELGVMEDTAILISADHGESLGELGIYSEHGTADEATCRIPMIVRWPGGKKGIVEEGLHYHLDLGPTLASLLNLKAAASWDGESYAGTILEGDLGGREYLVISQCAHVCQRSVRFADWLYIRTYHDGHHGFAQEMLFDLKHDPYEQHNLAEVRKDVCMEAVYLLNEWHDNMMGSMDCDIDPLWTVLMEGGPYHAKEYLSSSL from the coding sequence ATGAGAATCTTGTATTTGGATTTGGATTCGCTTCGCCCGGACCATCTGGGATGTTATGGCTATCATCGGAATACCTCCCCGAATATCGATTCAATCGCAAAAGAAGGTGTCACCTTTACCAACTACTATTGTTCAGATGCTCCTTGCCTGCCGTCTCGTTCTGCTTTAATGTCCGGGCGATTTGGCATTCATAATGGGATTGTAGGGCATGGCGGAACCGCTGCTGATATGCGTAGAGAAGGAGCAAAACGTGAATTCAATGACCGGTTGGGGATGGAGAGCCTTCCGGCTATATTAAGGCAAGCTGCGATGAAAACTGCATCGATCAGCACCTTCTCCGAACGACACTCGGCTTGGACCTTTAACGCCGGGTTCCTAGAAGTATTTAATGTTGGTGGCAGAGGGCATGAGACGGCAGAGCAGGTGCTTCCAGTGGCACTTAAATGGCTTGAGGATAATGGGGAGTCCGAAAATTGGTTTCTGCACCTGAATTTCTGGGATCCGCATACACCTTATCGTACACCTGAGAGCTACGGTAATCCGTTCGAGAAGGAGCCTTTACCCGATTGGATCACGGAAGACGTGTTTGAGCTTCACCGAAATAAGAAGGGGCAGCATAGTATTGAAGATATGAATGCGCTCGCGAAATCGCATTATCAGCTGCATTTCAGGCATCAGCAGGAGATAGAGAACCGTGATGACCTGCGTGTTATCTTTGACAACTATGATGCTGGAGTTAAGTATCTGGACGAGCATCTCGGAAAAGTTTTTTCTAAGCTGAGAGAACTTGGCGTGATGGAAGATACGGCTATCTTGATCTCTGCGGATCATGGAGAGAGTCTGGGTGAACTAGGAATTTACTCCGAACATGGCACAGCAGACGAGGCGACTTGCCGTATTCCGATGATTGTTCGCTGGCCAGGGGGCAAGAAGGGAATCGTGGAGGAGGGGCTACATTATCACCTTGATCTAGGACCTACATTAGCAAGCCTTTTGAATTTGAAAGCGGCTGCTTCTTGGGATGGTGAAAGTTATGCAGGTACCATTCTGGAGGGGGATTTGGGAGGGCGTGAGTATCTCGTAATCTCACAATGTGCGCATGTGTGTCAACGCAGCGTTCGGTTTGCGGATTGGTTATATATACGTACCTATCATGACGGACACCATGGATTCGCGCAAGAAATGCTGTTTGATTTGAAGCATGATCCTTATGAACAACATAATCTTGCCGAAGTGCGTAAAGACGTTTGTATGGAGGCTGTCTATCTGTTGAATGAATGGCATGATAATATGATGGGCTCCATGGATTGTGATATCGATCCATTATGGACGGTACTTATGGAAGGTGGACCCTACCATGCCAAAGAGTATCTGAGCTCATCCTTATAG
- a CDS encoding helix-turn-helix domain-containing protein translates to MSSIIHSQFDINVLDVLKIQYQKRILFDYVQSCYTVSYIQKGEVLTTSSEGEYVASAGDVMIHRPNEPFNVISKTDGVHYLFNINAKVKDGDDFFKLFPLGKVIRVRDRSEYERRFDELRSLWLQEEDDFRNVQVGSLAFFLLYEIMESTKLGGRRSSRDPFITDRFNEALQYMEERLDQEISREELSKLYHMNPVYFSRAFQKIYKLTPMQMLRKLRLQQAKQMLEYTDFTIEHISQRCGYYDASHFSKVFRGEYGKGPAEYRKSIEFTKTNIATP, encoded by the coding sequence TTGTCCTCTATCATCCATAGTCAGTTTGACATCAACGTGCTGGACGTCCTAAAGATTCAATATCAGAAGCGGATCCTGTTCGATTATGTCCAGTCTTGTTATACCGTCTCTTATATCCAAAAAGGTGAGGTATTGACGACATCCTCCGAAGGAGAATATGTTGCTTCTGCCGGAGATGTGATGATCCACCGTCCTAACGAGCCTTTTAATGTGATCTCCAAAACGGATGGCGTACATTATCTGTTTAATATTAACGCTAAAGTTAAAGACGGAGATGACTTCTTTAAGTTATTCCCTTTAGGCAAGGTGATTCGGGTCCGGGATCGAAGCGAATATGAGCGGAGGTTTGACGAGTTGCGAAGCCTGTGGTTGCAGGAGGAAGATGATTTCAGGAATGTTCAGGTCGGTTCATTGGCATTTTTTCTTCTTTATGAAATTATGGAGAGTACCAAGCTTGGCGGGCGACGTTCTTCACGAGATCCCTTTATCACGGACCGCTTTAATGAAGCGTTGCAATACATGGAGGAGAGGCTTGATCAGGAGATTAGTAGAGAGGAGCTTTCCAAGCTCTATCATATGAATCCTGTTTATTTTAGCCGGGCATTTCAGAAAATATATAAACTGACACCCATGCAAATGCTGCGAAAATTGCGGCTGCAGCAAGCTAAACAAATGCTGGAATATACGGATTTTACAATCGAGCATATCTCCCAGAGATGTGGTTATTATGATGCTTCACACTTCAGCAAGGTATTTCGTGGCGAATACGGCAAGGGGCCGGCAGAGTACCGGAAAAGTATCGAATTTACAAAAACAAACATCGCTACTCCATAG
- a CDS encoding formylglycine-generating enzyme family protein, translating into MSENIRACCSASRNQVAKQESIDVCKENTTVQGVTGEKDFSDMILIPGGTFLMGTDDKEGFPADGEGPTRKVTLSSFLMDVTAVTNKQFAAFIKETNYVTDAERFGWSYVFHSFVSMETGKKVTQVATQTPWWWVVEGADWCHPEGPDSHVDERLDHPAIHLSWHDADAYCRWAGKRLPTEAEWEYAARGGLVQKRYPWGDELKPGGEHRCNIWQGKFPDKNHASDGFAGTAPVSSYLPNGYGLYNMSGNVWEWCADWFTKDYHLSSESVNPKGPVSGVARSMRGGSYLCHKSYCNRYRVAARSKNTPDSSAGNIGFRCTADYTS; encoded by the coding sequence ATGTCAGAGAATATACGGGCATGTTGTTCAGCTAGTCGAAATCAAGTCGCGAAACAAGAATCTATTGATGTTTGTAAGGAGAACACAACGGTTCAAGGAGTAACAGGGGAAAAAGATTTCTCGGACATGATCCTTATCCCTGGAGGCACTTTTCTTATGGGGACGGATGATAAGGAAGGGTTCCCCGCAGATGGAGAAGGGCCGACTAGGAAGGTTACCTTATCTTCCTTTTTGATGGATGTAACGGCGGTTACGAACAAGCAGTTTGCTGCTTTTATCAAGGAAACAAACTATGTTACAGATGCGGAACGTTTTGGATGGTCTTACGTGTTTCATTCTTTTGTTTCCATGGAGACAGGGAAAAAGGTGACCCAAGTAGCCACTCAAACCCCCTGGTGGTGGGTGGTGGAGGGAGCGGATTGGTGTCATCCTGAAGGTCCGGATTCCCATGTAGATGAACGACTTGATCATCCGGCTATTCACCTATCATGGCATGATGCGGATGCATATTGTCGCTGGGCTGGTAAACGTCTGCCTACGGAAGCGGAGTGGGAGTATGCCGCACGAGGAGGACTGGTTCAGAAACGGTATCCTTGGGGGGATGAATTAAAACCAGGCGGAGAGCATCGCTGTAATATATGGCAGGGAAAGTTTCCCGATAAAAATCATGCCAGCGATGGTTTTGCAGGTACCGCACCTGTAAGTTCCTATCTGCCTAACGGCTATGGTCTTTATAATATGTCAGGAAACGTGTGGGAATGGTGCGCGGATTGGTTTACTAAGGACTATCATTTATCTTCCGAATCCGTGAATCCGAAAGGTCCAGTAAGTGGTGTCGCAAGATCGATGCGCGGAGGATCATATTTGTGCCATAAATCTTACTGCAACCGTTATCGGGTGGCGGCTAGAAGCAAAAATACTCCAGACAGCTCTGCCGGAAATATTGGCTTTCGATGTACGGCTGATTATACAAGTTAA
- a CDS encoding chromate transporter has translation MIWNLFFTFIKIGLLSFGGGYAIIPMIQHEAMAGGWLSEGEFQEVVSIAGMSPGPVATNSATLIGYRIAGMEGAIVSTLGMVLPSFLIIIVISVFFYRVRDSQWIKTLFYGLRPVITGLIAYAAIRFGLNSVEHAFITWQTLGMLIIVFAALYGLMKYKLHPLTIIVASGILGVAFF, from the coding sequence GTGATTTGGAATTTATTTTTCACTTTTATAAAAATAGGTCTTCTGTCTTTTGGAGGAGGGTACGCCATCATTCCGATGATTCAGCATGAAGCCATGGCTGGGGGTTGGTTATCCGAAGGGGAATTTCAAGAGGTAGTTTCCATCGCAGGGATGTCACCTGGTCCTGTTGCGACGAACAGTGCAACCTTAATCGGATATCGTATAGCCGGAATGGAAGGAGCGATTGTGTCAACATTAGGCATGGTTCTGCCCTCATTTTTAATCATCATTGTTATTTCTGTCTTCTTTTATCGGGTGAGGGATAGTCAATGGATTAAAACGTTATTTTATGGTTTGCGGCCAGTGATTACAGGCTTGATTGCCTATGCTGCGATTCGTTTTGGCTTAAATAGCGTGGAACATGCTTTTATTACTTGGCAGACCCTTGGCATGTTGATCATTGTATTCGCTGCACTTTATGGTTTAATGAAATATAAGCTGCATCCGCTCACCATTATCGTTGCTTCTGGCATTCTTGGGGTAGCTTTTTTTTAG
- a CDS encoding chromate transporter: protein MKTNMIPNTDLRISLLFQLFWVFVRIGPVTFGGGYAMIPMIEREISAKRKWLGEEEMDEILSLAGAAPGGVGVNAAAFIGYRLAGVKGAIAAIAGITIPTFIIVCLLSAVYSQLADQPKVIAAMKGINGAVIALILVAAYRMAKNAIIDKTTAVTALVIPVVLLVFGINPIYVIAVGLCIGFVYLQIKQLLGLQVRTEKESLKASDEESNYPEYYI from the coding sequence ATGAAAACAAATATGATACCGAATACAGACCTGAGGATAAGTCTACTGTTTCAGTTGTTTTGGGTATTTGTTCGAATTGGTCCAGTAACCTTCGGGGGAGGTTATGCGATGATCCCTATGATCGAACGGGAAATTTCCGCTAAACGAAAATGGCTGGGTGAAGAAGAGATGGATGAAATTCTATCTTTAGCTGGTGCTGCACCTGGGGGTGTAGGTGTAAATGCAGCGGCATTCATTGGTTATCGTCTTGCTGGTGTGAAGGGGGCGATTGCTGCAATCGCAGGGATAACGATTCCAACCTTTATCATTGTTTGTTTGCTTAGCGCCGTATACTCCCAACTGGCCGACCAACCAAAAGTCATTGCCGCTATGAAAGGGATTAATGGTGCAGTTATTGCTTTGATCCTAGTAGCTGCATATCGAATGGCCAAGAACGCTATAATTGACAAGACTACCGCAGTTACGGCGTTAGTTATACCGGTTGTTTTACTGGTTTTCGGAATTAATCCCATTTACGTGATTGCAGTTGGTTTATGTATTGGGTTTGTATATCTGCAAATTAAACAGCTCTTAGGGCTCCAAGTTCGAACGGAGAAGGAGTCCTTGAAAGCTTCTGATGAAGAATCGAATTATCCGGAGTATTACATTTAG
- a CDS encoding ROK family protein: MEKRSTQIPSPKKLLYDRIAEQGTVSKLDLLQTFSLTKSTMTRILDEMTEESLLIESGFGESSGGRRPILYQINPFYGYIIGLEISRVYSSLGLFDMQMNPKSIVHWRMDQAFTPERFIDHISNQIRAFLRDHQLVDSQIIGIGIGAVGPLDREHGLILKPLHFPSSGWNNLPICKLVEERTGFKAWLDNGANSALLGERWSIRHANIQHMLYVHAGAGLRYAMMSHGSIVHGTMDMEDAIGQMIIQTDGPRLNHDGNYGALEAFVSVQAIEQSARSEAKMDNDLILQRYKVAPEKLTYDVLVQAFRDGNPHARELFTQAASHFGIGLANVINLFHPETIILGGALIHSHELFFQTAVEVAQRNTYRYPEYQPHFSLGILKEEAVVTGAAIMARNHMVL, from the coding sequence GTGGAAAAGCGCTCGACACAAATTCCATCACCAAAAAAACTTCTATACGACCGAATCGCCGAACAAGGCACTGTTTCCAAGTTGGATCTTCTACAGACATTTTCACTTACCAAAAGCACAATGACGCGGATATTGGATGAGATGACCGAAGAAAGCTTGCTGATAGAAAGCGGATTTGGAGAATCTAGCGGAGGCAGAAGACCTATTTTATACCAGATCAATCCTTTCTACGGTTATATAATCGGTTTAGAGATTTCCAGGGTGTATTCTTCTCTTGGTTTATTTGATATGCAAATGAACCCAAAATCAATTGTTCACTGGCGAATGGATCAGGCATTCACACCTGAAAGATTTATAGATCATATCAGTAATCAAATACGCGCTTTCCTTCGGGACCATCAGTTAGTGGACAGTCAAATCATCGGGATAGGAATAGGGGCTGTGGGGCCACTTGATCGGGAACATGGCTTGATCCTAAAGCCGCTGCACTTCCCTTCTTCGGGCTGGAACAATCTTCCGATTTGCAAATTGGTGGAGGAACGGACGGGGTTCAAAGCTTGGTTGGACAACGGTGCCAATTCCGCATTGCTTGGGGAACGATGGTCTATCCGTCACGCAAACATTCAGCATATGCTTTATGTACATGCTGGAGCAGGACTCCGCTATGCGATGATGTCGCATGGAAGTATTGTTCATGGCACAATGGATATGGAAGATGCCATTGGTCAAATGATCATCCAGACAGATGGACCCCGATTAAATCATGACGGGAACTACGGGGCTCTGGAAGCATTTGTATCTGTGCAGGCCATAGAACAAAGTGCACGCTCGGAGGCGAAAATGGACAACGATCTGATCCTCCAAAGATATAAAGTGGCGCCTGAGAAGCTGACTTATGATGTATTGGTACAAGCCTTTAGAGACGGTAATCCACATGCGCGTGAATTATTTACCCAAGCTGCCAGCCATTTCGGGATCGGGCTCGCTAACGTTATCAACCTGTTTCATCCAGAGACCATCATTCTAGGCGGTGCGCTCATTCACTCTCACGAGTTGTTTTTCCAAACAGCGGTGGAGGTGGCACAGAGAAACACTTACCGTTATCCTGAATACCAACCTCACTTCTCCCTAGGTATATTAAAAGAAGAAGCTGTGGTGACTGGTGCGGCAATAATGGCGAGAAATCATATGGTTCTATAG
- a CDS encoding anaerobic sulfatase maturase has protein sequence MTACIQTSKQETLHVMWKTVSEDCNLACDYCYYSTAGGHPQQPIRVMDTELLERFIAQYMKRSSGIATFSWQGGEPLLAGLSYFEQVISFQAKYAPPHTMISNALQTNGTLIHEKWAKFFKRYNFLVGISLDGPEPIHDAHRVTGSGKGSYSLVMRGIRHLQNEGVEYSILTVIHEDNVTKPEELMAFYLEHTFPNIQFIPCMDFVSQKSDVAGRFRITPEQYGVFLCRTFDLWYNGGYPELPIRIFENMLLVFMHREAELCVHNSCCPKMMVLETNGDAYPCDFFIDEEHRLGNIGQTDLKALLTSPVYDDFLLMKPNMNESCYKCEYLSFCNGGCPRNRNWLDVNDRTEVDYFCHSYKMFYSHAYERMLLLANRLRSERMLEYRKSAKPLPGRNDPCLCGSGKKFKNCCQAL, from the coding sequence ATGACTGCATGTATACAAACCTCTAAGCAGGAGACCCTTCATGTCATGTGGAAAACCGTCTCAGAGGATTGTAATCTAGCCTGTGATTATTGCTATTACAGTACAGCCGGGGGACATCCTCAGCAACCGATCCGGGTGATGGATACGGAGCTTCTGGAGCGGTTTATCGCTCAGTACATGAAAAGATCATCAGGGATAGCGACTTTCTCTTGGCAGGGTGGGGAGCCATTATTGGCCGGACTTTCGTATTTTGAACAAGTGATTTCATTTCAAGCTAAGTACGCTCCGCCTCATACGATGATCAGTAATGCACTGCAGACCAATGGAACGCTTATCCATGAGAAATGGGCGAAATTTTTTAAACGGTATAACTTTTTGGTTGGGATTAGTCTGGATGGCCCAGAGCCTATTCATGATGCTCATCGTGTAACGGGTTCGGGGAAAGGCAGTTATAGTCTAGTTATGCGTGGGATTCGTCATTTACAGAATGAGGGTGTGGAGTATAGTATTCTGACGGTGATTCATGAAGATAACGTGACGAAACCAGAGGAGTTGATGGCATTTTATCTAGAACATACCTTTCCGAATATTCAGTTTATCCCCTGCATGGATTTTGTTTCTCAGAAAAGTGATGTAGCGGGACGTTTCCGAATTACACCTGAACAATACGGAGTCTTTTTATGCCGTACATTTGACCTTTGGTACAACGGTGGGTATCCAGAGCTTCCTATTCGTATTTTTGAGAATATGCTTCTTGTATTCATGCATCGTGAGGCAGAGTTATGCGTTCACAACTCATGTTGCCCGAAGATGATGGTGCTTGAAACGAACGGGGATGCCTACCCTTGCGATTTCTTTATTGATGAAGAGCATAGGTTAGGAAATATCGGCCAAACTGACCTGAAAGCGCTGCTAACCAGCCCAGTATATGATGATTTTTTGTTAATGAAGCCCAATATGAATGAATCATGCTATAAGTGTGAGTACCTTAGCTTTTGCAATGGGGGATGTCCGCGCAACCGGAATTGGCTTGATGTTAATGATCGGACTGAGGTTGATTATTTCTGCCATAGTTACAAAATGTTCTACTCACACGCCTATGAACGCATGTTATTACTGGCGAACCGACTTAGATCGGAGCGGATGCTGGAGTACAGGAAAAGTGCAAAACCACTTCCAGGTCGAAATGATCCATGTCTCTGCGGAAGCGGGAAGAAATTCAAAAATTGCTGTCAGGCATTATAG
- the tyrS gene encoding tyrosine--tRNA ligase produces MNIIDELEWRDAINQQTDAEGLRELTNQKSVSLYCGVDPTGDSMHIGHLIPFMVLKRFQLAGHRPVILIGGATGTIGDPSGRQSERSLQTLEQVQANVDALTAQMKKLFVTDGDNQIRMVNNYDWTHKINVIEFLRDYGKNFSINSMLAKDVVASRLDSGISFTEFSYQILQSLDYLHLFQHEDVQLQIGGSDQWGNITSGLDLIRKKEGSEAVAFGLTIPLMLKADGTKFGKTAGGAIWLDPNKTTAFEFYQFWANTDDRDVVKYLKYFTFLSKEQIDALAEKVQTEPHKREAQITLAEEMTRFVHGEELLEQAKRITAALFSGDIKSLTADEIEQGFKEMPTYETTLESKNIVEWLVDLGIEPSKRQAREDITKGAISMNGEKVSDVAFEVTASEAIGGRFIIIRKGKKNYSLVKLS; encoded by the coding sequence ATGAATATTATCGACGAACTAGAATGGCGCGATGCCATCAATCAACAAACAGATGCCGAAGGGCTTAGAGAACTGACCAATCAAAAATCGGTATCCCTGTACTGCGGTGTAGATCCAACTGGTGACAGTATGCATATTGGCCACTTGATTCCGTTCATGGTGCTCAAAAGATTCCAGCTGGCAGGACATCGTCCGGTTATTCTAATTGGTGGGGCTACGGGAACGATCGGTGATCCAAGTGGACGTCAATCCGAGCGCTCTTTGCAAACGCTGGAGCAAGTCCAAGCCAACGTTGATGCACTTACAGCACAAATGAAAAAATTGTTCGTGACTGATGGCGACAATCAAATCCGCATGGTGAACAACTACGATTGGACGCATAAAATCAATGTTATCGAATTTTTGCGTGACTATGGTAAAAACTTCAGTATCAATTCGATGCTTGCCAAGGATGTTGTAGCGAGCAGATTGGACAGCGGAATTTCCTTTACGGAATTCTCCTACCAAATCCTGCAATCCCTGGACTACCTGCACCTGTTCCAGCATGAAGATGTGCAGCTGCAAATCGGTGGTTCTGACCAATGGGGGAACATCACAAGTGGCTTAGATCTGATTCGTAAAAAAGAAGGTTCTGAAGCGGTGGCATTCGGACTTACCATCCCGCTTATGCTGAAAGCCGATGGTACAAAATTCGGTAAAACAGCTGGTGGAGCCATTTGGTTGGATCCGAACAAAACGACAGCTTTTGAATTCTACCAGTTCTGGGCAAATACAGATGACCGTGATGTTGTGAAATACCTGAAGTACTTTACATTCCTCTCTAAAGAGCAAATTGATGCACTAGCAGAAAAGGTGCAAACCGAACCGCATAAACGTGAAGCGCAAATAACACTGGCTGAAGAAATGACCAGATTCGTGCATGGTGAGGAATTGCTGGAGCAGGCTAAACGCATTACTGCCGCTCTGTTCAGTGGAGATATTAAATCTCTGACCGCTGACGAGATCGAGCAAGGCTTCAAGGAAATGCCGACCTACGAAACGACATTGGAGTCCAAAAATATCGTGGAGTGGCTGGTAGATCTAGGAATTGAGCCATCCAAACGTCAAGCGCGTGAAGACATCACCAAAGGCGCAATTTCCATGAACGGTGAAAAAGTTAGCGATGTAGCATTTGAAGTTACAGCCAGCGAAGCCATCGGCGGACGTTTTATCATTATCCGTAAGGGTAAGAAAAACTACAGCCTGGTGAAATTGTCCTAA
- a CDS encoding Lrp/AsnC family transcriptional regulator, which produces MLDPIDNHILMRLAQNSRISYTDLAKEVSLSSVAVKDRIDRLVNQGIIEQFSIVISAEKLGKKISAYLELEVEPAHLNHIVDVLKENERVAVLYEMTGPCILHIHILVENLEEMERFMHESIYCLDGLVRVENQILLKRHKNQDGLNI; this is translated from the coding sequence ATGCTAGATCCTATCGATAACCATATTTTGATGCGGCTGGCCCAAAACAGCAGAATTTCCTATACTGATCTAGCTAAAGAAGTCAGTTTATCAAGTGTCGCGGTGAAAGACCGTATTGATCGGCTAGTCAATCAAGGGATTATTGAACAGTTCTCGATTGTCATCAGTGCCGAAAAGTTAGGAAAGAAAATCTCCGCCTACCTGGAACTTGAAGTAGAACCTGCTCATTTGAATCATATCGTCGACGTATTAAAAGAAAACGAACGTGTAGCTGTATTATACGAAATGACAGGACCTTGTATTCTGCATATTCACATCTTAGTTGAGAATCTTGAAGAGATGGAACGGTTTATGCATGAATCAATCTATTGTCTGGATGGACTGGTACGTGTAGAAAACCAAATTTTATTGAAACGCCACAAAAATCAAGACGGCTTAAATATATAA